The genome window CACCGTGATGAGCAGCCCCACCATAAGTATCAACAATAATCTTCCGTCCCGTTAAACCGGCATCCCCTTGCGGTCCACCGATTACAAACCGACCTGTTGGATTAATGAAGTACTTAGTTTGGTCATCAAGGTACTCAGCTGGAATGACAGCTTCAATCACTTGTTCTTTAATATCCTTTTTAATTTGATCAAGTGAAACCTCTGGATCATGCTGGGTACTTAAAACAACGGTGTCAACACGTAATGGCTTGTCATTCTCATCGTATTCTACGGTTACTTCGGCCTTTGCATCTGGACGAAGGTAAGAGATAACGCCATCCTTACGTAGTTGAGCAATCTTACGCATTAACTTATGGCTTAAAACCAATGTTAATGGCATATATTCAGGTGTTTCGTCAGTAGCGTAACCAAACATCAATCCTTGGTCACCGGCACCAATCTTATCAAGCGGATCAGCTTCACCTTCACGCGTTTCTAAGGAGTCATCAACCCCTTGCGCAATGTCTGGTGATTGTTCATCAATCGCAGTGATAACAGCACAGTTATCAGCATCGAAACCGTACTTGCCATCTGTATAACCGATCTTACGAATTGTGTCCCGCACAATCTGTTGGATATTAACGTAGGCCTTAGTAGAAACTTCACCAAAGACTAATACTAGTCCAGTAGTAACTGAGGTTTCAACTGCAACCCGTGAATCAGGATCCTTCTTAAGCAATTCATCTAAGATCGCGTCACTGATTTGGTCAGCAATCTTATCTGGATGTCCTTCTGATACTGATTCGGATGTAAATAAATGTCGTTCTGCCATTTTCTAATTCCCCCATATTCTATTGAAACTTTCAAATAGTTTGTAGTTGCGGTTACAAGGCATCTTCACGTTCAGACGTGAATCCTATCGGGAATTGCTTTATAACGAGAATAATCTTAGCATAATTGTTAACCAACAATCAATGTTAATCCAGACATTCTTACTTCAAACGGGCATTGACCATCCCTACCGCTGTCATGAAAGAGTAAATAATTGTCGGACCAACAAATTTAAATCCATCCCTCCGCATTTGCTTAGCTATTTCTTCCGAAGCAGGTGTTTTAGGAGCTAATTCAACATCGGTAGTTAACCCCAAGTCTTGTGGCTGATCATCAACAAAGTGCCACACATAATTATCAAACGTCTTTCCCGTTTTCAGTAATCTTAAAATCACTTGTGCATTATTAATTACTGCTACTATTTTACGACGATTACGAATAATAGTTTCATCCTCACATAATCGATTAATATCTTCATCGGTAAAGGATGCCACTTTTTCAATATTAAAGTTCGCAAATGCCCGATTAAATGCTTCTCGTCGCCGCCAGATTGTTTGCCAAGTTAAACCGGCCTGAAATAATTCTAAAGAAAGCATTGCAAATAACTGCTGGTCATCATGAACTGGAAATCCCCAGTAGTGATCATAATAGTTTTGCATTTCCAGTGTCGAATTTGCCCATTGTGGTCGTTTAAGTGTCATTATTAATACCTCTTTTTTGATTTTAAAATAATAGAATCTTAAGCATAATTGCCGGATGCGATGAAGGGCGGCCGGTAGCCGCTCCTGAATCTTCTAATAGCACATCTTGTGGAATCGAGTCGACAAAATCACTAATTAGTCGCGCAACATGATTCTGTGGTAAATCATAGTTATAGTTTAGTACGAATTCGGTTTGCCCTATGGTATAATTTTGATACATGGAAATCGCTCCCTTTGGTTGTTTTTAGGGGTAATTACATCATATCAGGAACGATTTCCTGTGTACATAAAAACCGGATAATGAATTGTTTGAACAATTCATCATCCGGTTTTTATTTTGGACTAGGAGTTTTTTCCCAGCCTCGGTTTTTATTTTGGACTAGGAGTTTTTTCTCCTCCCTATTTTATATACGAATTTTTGGTTATTTTGTACTTTTTTCTTTATTAGTATTTTTTAGCATAAATGCTAGTATGAGCCCAATCAATTCAGTGATGATCATGCCGATAAATACCAAATGATAGCCGTGAAGGGAAGCAACTTGCGCCGAACTTTCCCGTTGAAGTGCATTTGTAGTAGCAACCGTTAAAATCAGTGTTGAAATAGTAACGCCCGCGGAACCGAGAACTTGCCGGACAGTTGTTATTACGGCTGTTCCGTGGGGGACTAATTCATCAGGTAAGGCATTTGCTCCCAGTGTAACAGCTGGCATCATTACAAAGGCATTGCCACCCTCAATTACCATTGCGCAAAGGATCATTCCCAATAAGCTGAGGTGATTAAGGACGATTAATCCAGCAACCCAGCCAATGATAATCATAAACATTCCTACCAGCATTGTCGGTTTAAACCCAATTTTATCAGCTAATTTTCCTGACAAAGGATTCAGGATACTAAGAAAAGCAGCGCCAGGCACTAGGGCCATCCCAGAAACAAATGGACTAACTTTTAATACTCCCTGATAATAAAGGGGGAAAATAATTGTCGTTACAATTAAGGCAATATATGAAATCGACGTTAAAAGAATTGCTAAATCATAATTAAAAGTCTTCAATACCCGTAATTCCAATAGCGGGTGTTTGAGACGAAGCTGTCGAATACAGAACCAGATAACCGCAATAATACTAACGATAAAGATCCCTGCATTTATTCCCCATGCAGGATTCTTTTTTCCGGTTTGGTCAACAACGTACATAATCCCAATTAATCCAACTAGTAAGATTACTGATAGCCAATCAAGGTTTGTTTCATGCCGTTCCATTACGTCTTGGATCAATCCGCTAGCAGCCATTAAAATAATTATGGAAATAACAAGCATGAAGAGGATAAAAAGGCTCTTCCAGCTAAAGAACTTTAGTACAATTCCTGAAACAATCGGTCCACAGGCAAGGGCGGATCCCATTACCAAACCAGCAATTCCCATTGTTGATCCCCGCTCTTCTTTAGGCGTAATCTCAAGCAAAACGGTTTGATATGATGGAAATAAAACTCCAACAGCAAATGCTTCCATGGCCCGTCCAATCATCATAAACCAGAAGCCATTAATTCCCCAAGATGCGGGGGTTAAAACAATCATCAAGGATCCAATATCAAATAGTCCCAGTGCTCCAATGAACATTGTCTTAAAACTCATATTATTGAGCATCCACGGGCTAATTGGCATGCTGACACACATTACGAGCATAAAACCAGTTGTCAGCCATTGAACGGTTGATGCTGAAATCCCAAAAGCATTCATTAAGGTTGGATAGGCGGTTGACAACGATGATTGACTAATTGACATCGTAAAGGTACCAACTAATAAAGTAAAAATAAACCAAAAGCGACTATATCTTTTTCCATTACGTGCGATACTTTGATCCATATCACTCTCTCCCTCTTTAGAATAATTATTATCTGACTGTTAATTATTATATGTTTTGAATTAGTGAATGTAAATGTTATAATATCATTAGATTATAATTATTTTAAGAAAGGGGACGACATTATGGCAGAAGCAGAATTTGATCGAGCTCTTGATCATCTCCGTGAAAACAAGGTCCGTCTTACTCCCCAACGGAAAACCATCTTAAATTACTTAATCAATCATCATACTCATCCAAGCGTTGAAATGATTTATGATGATCTTAAAGACTCAGTTGCCAATATCAGCATGGCAACTGTATACAATACCCTAAAGCTCTTCGTTGATTACAATCTCGTAATTGAGTTAAAAAATGGTGATGGTAGTACCCACTTTGACTATTTCGGCCATCCGCATTATCATGTCGTCTGCGATAATTGTGGTAAGATTTCTGATGTTTTTGATGAGCATTTTACTGAAATCACGAAAGAATTAACGGTTATGACTCATGAAAAGACTGGCTACCTAGTTACAGGAAATAACATCGAAGTCCATGGCATTTGTCCCGAGTGTCAACGTAAATTACATTTGAATCGTTAGTAAAAAATTCCCCGAGTTTTCGGGGAATTTTTTATGCTTTCTTTTGTGTTAATGAAGCAACGGCAAGAATTGCAAACCAAGCTAAAGTTAGTATAAGCGCAATTAAAGTTTGTTTCTCCATACATAAAACAATTAGCACAATAAAAAGAAAAACTAAAATAACATAGTCAGTAAAAGGTGCGCCTGGCATCTTAAAAGTCCTTGATTGCGGATGCTGACGAATATATTTTAAATGCGCCAAGATGATAGCAGCCCACACAAAGAGAAAACTCGTGGTAGCAATACTGGAAACAAAAGTAAAAACTCCTTCTGGTATTACTAAGTTTAAGATAGCGGCAATTCCAATAACAACTGCAGAAATAATAACCGCTGTTGCAGGCACCGACCGTTTAGATAAGCGACTAATCTTACGGATAACAGGCCGGTGAGCAGTAGAGGTTAACTCAGCCAGCATCCGACCAGTTGTATATAGAGAACTGTTACAAGCAGAAGCCGCAGCAGTAATTACTACAAAATTAACGATACTAGCAGCCCCCGGAAGACCGATGTCGCGAAAAACAAGGACAAATGGACTATTGCTTGGTGAAAGTTTACTCCACGGATAAATGCACATAATGACAGCCAAAGCACCGATATAAAAAAGCATAATTCGAACGGGAATGCCATTAATCGCCTTAGGAATAACAACTTTAGGTTTTTCTGCCTCAGCGGCTGTCACCCCTACCATTTCAATTCCAACAAAGGCAAATACTACCATTTGAAAAGAAAGCATGAAGCCCTTTGTCCCGGTAGCAAAAAAGCCCCCATCATTAACTAAATTAGCAGGAGTAGCGAGATAGCCGCTTGCCGAATGAAAATGAAGTAAAACTAAAATGACACCAACAGCAATTAAAATAACAATTGCCAAAATTTTAATAAGGGCAAACCAAAATTCGAGCTCACCAAACGTACTAACAGTCATTAGATTTAATCCCAGTAAAATTAGCAGAGTTACTAATCCAGGTAACCATTGCGGAACTTGAGGAAACCATAGTTGAAAATATAAGCCAATGGCGGTAACTTCGGCCATTGCCAATGCTAGCCAACACACCCAATAAGCCCAGCCCATTACAAAACTCACGCGATTACCAAGATAATCACGAATCGCATCCATAAACGAATGATAATGTAAGTCGGAAAGAAGCAACTCTCCCAGGGCCCGCATAATTCCAAAACAAATAATCCCAGTAATTAAATATGCTAAAAGGATTGCTGGACCAGCAGCGTGAATTGCCTTTCCCGATCCGAGAAATAATCCCGTCCCAATTGTTCCACCAAGTGCCATTAATTGAATATGACGACTTTTAAGTTTACGTGTAAATTCTTGTTTTTCTGCCATGATCCTCTCTCTTCCTCAATAATTGAAGTTTTATTAATCCTAGTTAGGTTTACTAGTCATTACTAAAAAAATCAACTATGATATATAACATTGAAAACTTATTGTATACCATTTTTCGTAGAAGGAGAAATCACATTGCATGCATTAGTTCACTGGATCCCATTTTTTATTTATTTCTTTGCAGGATCTGTTCTCGTCACTCATAATCACCTTTGGGAAAAATTCCCTAACTTCGGCCAGCACATTACAATTGCAACCTTTTTTATCTACTTAACTGCAATCGACTGGCTCTGCTTAACTCCTTCAATGTTTAATTTTAGTTCTGCTAATAAACTTTTATTTTACTTTCATAGCGTACCATTTAATATCATCCCCCTCCAAGGACTCAGCCAAGAATTCTTCTTAAACATTGTGATGACTTTGCCGCTAGGAGTTTATCTTTATTTAATTAATCACCAAATGCCCTTCAGTCGTGCTATTCTCTACGGCTTTTTCTTCAGCTTATTTATCGAGTGTAACCAATTTGTTTGCGACCTTCTTTTCCATATTGGAAGGGTTGCCGATGTGGATGATTTGATTAGCAATACCATCGGAACTACAATTGGTTTTGCAGTAATGATCATACTTGATCAAACGATTTTTCATCAAGTTATTAAACAATTTATGCTAGTGGGTGGAAAATCTGATAAACTGAATAACTGAGGTGGTAAAAGATGATTACAAATGAACAAAGAGCGCACGATATTGCTCTTACCTTACTACAATCACGAGCAAAAGATCTAAAGCCAATCGAAGCGTATCATGAATATGTTAATTCATTATTACCAATCTTAAAGGAGATTGATAAGGACTTTCCCAACGGTATTAAAGAGCACCTTTAATTTCCCGGGAAATTACGACAAAAGCCGGAAGAAAAAACTTTTTTCCGGCTTTTACTATTTCAACTTATATATTGTCATAACTACTTTGTTGAGATTTCCTTTCTTCTTGTTTTATCAACCTATTTGAACTATGATATTAATGATTTTATTTTTAGGGAGGTTTTTCAATGTTTGAAGAAACTAAAAAGGGCTTTGACTGGTTTAGCCTAATTGTTGGAGTCTTATTTATCATTGCCGGAATTGCATCATTCACGCGGCCAGATAAAACCCTTCACTTCTTAGCCATTGTTGCCGGAATTGCTTTTATTTTCCGCGGAATTTATGAATTATGGTTCCGTCAACGAATCGGTCGAATCTTAGGAGAATCCTCAGGTTGGTTAATTTTTTCTGCAATTTTAGATATCATTTTAGGAATTATTTTTCTTTTCCAACCAAGCTTTGGGGTACTCTTCATTGCTATCATCTTCGCTATCTGGTTT of Limosilactobacillus reuteri subsp. reuteri contains these proteins:
- the metK gene encoding methionine adenosyltransferase — translated: MAERHLFTSESVSEGHPDKIADQISDAILDELLKKDPDSRVAVETSVTTGLVLVFGEVSTKAYVNIQQIVRDTIRKIGYTDGKYGFDADNCAVITAIDEQSPDIAQGVDDSLETREGEADPLDKIGAGDQGLMFGYATDETPEYMPLTLVLSHKLMRKIAQLRKDGVISYLRPDAKAEVTVEYDENDKPLRVDTVVLSTQHDPEVSLDQIKKDIKEQVIEAVIPAEYLDDQTKYFINPTGRFVIGGPQGDAGLTGRKIIVDTYGGAAHHGGGAFSGKDATKVDRSASYAARYIAKNIVAAGYAKKAEIQVAYAIGVAEPVSIMINTYGTGTRSEEELIAAVRKAFDLRPAGIIEMLDLKRPIYKQTAAYGHFGRTDVDLPWEHLDKVDELKEILG
- a CDS encoding DNA-3-methyladenine glycosylase I codes for the protein MTLKRPQWANSTLEMQNYYDHYWGFPVHDDQQLFAMLSLELFQAGLTWQTIWRRREAFNRAFANFNIEKVASFTDEDINRLCEDETIIRNRRKIVAVINNAQVILRLLKTGKTFDNYVWHFVDDQPQDLGLTTDVELAPKTPASEEIAKQMRRDGFKFVGPTIIYSFMTAVGMVNARLK
- a CDS encoding MFS transporter; this encodes MDQSIARNGKRYSRFWFIFTLLVGTFTMSISQSSLSTAYPTLMNAFGISASTVQWLTTGFMLVMCVSMPISPWMLNNMSFKTMFIGALGLFDIGSLMIVLTPASWGINGFWFMMIGRAMEAFAVGVLFPSYQTVLLEITPKEERGSTMGIAGLVMGSALACGPIVSGIVLKFFSWKSLFILFMLVISIIILMAASGLIQDVMERHETNLDWLSVILLVGLIGIMYVVDQTGKKNPAWGINAGIFIVSIIAVIWFCIRQLRLKHPLLELRVLKTFNYDLAILLTSISYIALIVTTIIFPLYYQGVLKVSPFVSGMALVPGAAFLSILNPLSGKLADKIGFKPTMLVGMFMIIIGWVAGLIVLNHLSLLGMILCAMVIEGGNAFVMMPAVTLGANALPDELVPHGTAVITTVRQVLGSAGVTISTLILTVATTNALQRESSAQVASLHGYHLVFIGMIITELIGLILAFMLKNTNKEKSTK
- a CDS encoding Fur family transcriptional regulator → MAEAEFDRALDHLRENKVRLTPQRKTILNYLINHHTHPSVEMIYDDLKDSVANISMATVYNTLKLFVDYNLVIELKNGDGSTHFDYFGHPHYHVVCDNCGKISDVFDEHFTEITKELTVMTHEKTGYLVTGNNIEVHGICPECQRKLHLNR
- a CDS encoding amino acid permease → MAEKQEFTRKLKSRHIQLMALGGTIGTGLFLGSGKAIHAAGPAILLAYLITGIICFGIMRALGELLLSDLHYHSFMDAIRDYLGNRVSFVMGWAYWVCWLALAMAEVTAIGLYFQLWFPQVPQWLPGLVTLLILLGLNLMTVSTFGELEFWFALIKILAIVILIAVGVILVLLHFHSASGYLATPANLVNDGGFFATGTKGFMLSFQMVVFAFVGIEMVGVTAAEAEKPKVVIPKAINGIPVRIMLFYIGALAVIMCIYPWSKLSPSNSPFVLVFRDIGLPGAASIVNFVVITAAASACNSSLYTTGRMLAELTSTAHRPVIRKISRLSKRSVPATAVIISAVVIGIAAILNLVIPEGVFTFVSSIATTSFLFVWAAIILAHLKYIRQHPQSRTFKMPGAPFTDYVILVFLFIVLIVLCMEKQTLIALILTLAWFAILAVASLTQKKA
- a CDS encoding VanZ family protein; protein product: MKTYCIPFFVEGEITLHALVHWIPFFIYFFAGSVLVTHNHLWEKFPNFGQHITIATFFIYLTAIDWLCLTPSMFNFSSANKLLFYFHSVPFNIIPLQGLSQEFFLNIVMTLPLGVYLYLINHQMPFSRAILYGFFFSLFIECNQFVCDLLFHIGRVADVDDLISNTIGTTIGFAVMIILDQTIFHQVIKQFMLVGGKSDKLNN
- a CDS encoding HdeD family acid-resistance protein; the encoded protein is MFEETKKGFDWFSLIVGVLFIIAGIASFTRPDKTLHFLAIVAGIAFIFRGIYELWFRQRIGRILGESSGWLIFSAILDIILGIIFLFQPSFGVLFIAIIFAIWFILDSITELISAKFFKEFHRGYYWFIIILAILSLVLGVILLFSPLLSAITVVWLVSTFLIVFGIMKLIQAF